Genomic window (Pararge aegeria chromosome 22, ilParAegt1.1, whole genome shotgun sequence):
TTAAATCTATGTTAGAATGAGACACTATgtgaatacttaaaaaaattaaataaaatattgttaacattgttttatttatataccctACAATCGAACCTGTATAGCATATAAATTGCAATCTCTTTGACGGCCCGATTGCTAATTCAAGTTGAATCGAAGATATGAAGAAACCCTTACTACCAGTAATTCttaatttcaaagtttttttataattatcggACATCCCTTAATCACGGTATTATTTGGGGCGATTTGACGTCTATGCCATCTATGGTAGGTATGTCTATAAACCTAAGCGcattaaatcttaatatatataaatctcctgtcacgatgtgtGTCCgtgatggactcctaaactacttaaccgatttaaaattaaattggtacaccgtgagcagtctggtccaacttaagagataggataaagctatcctatctcttaagttggacctttaattatagtcgcaattttattttatttaaaattatttgtctataattaattggcagtcacatgttatatatacatatatactcatttaaagcttagcgatactgaatactttaaaaacaaaatcaaacgcagacgaagtcgcgggcaacagctagtataattatatattctcATCATCACCCTCGGATTTCTTTCGTTTCCCTGGCTGAAAGTCGTCctatataataatctttaagATACAAGATAATTATTGCTTCGCCAAATTTGATAATGACCATTTTAGTTGTGATTGATATATttcaaaggttatttttttattctccggaaacaaagaaaattttatttttctagggaaataataattacaaactaaaatgaatatttacaataaatataagccgtctaactttACTTACCTCTGGAAACTGTTCTCGTTTGCTATTCAGTATATCGTACATTACAGAAAAGTGAAGAACTATCTATACCTACTGATAGTATAAATGCGTTTGTTACATATGATCGGCACAACTGCTAAACGATCTACtagactatggagggtagaggtaaggagagtcatcttatatgggagaaaagttgaaaaagtgtccagttgtatgcgctaaataacagttcaaaaatcctccacagtggcgctggtggatgcacacggtatggtatgaatgtagcaatcgtagatgaattgaagtatgccgagttaaaaaatttaatgtcattatcgactaaagtagttaattattgggaatttcaacaacttacgttgtacaaaatattgtggtaaatataaccttacttccttgtttatttttcaagcctactctaacaatatttatatttggcgcttcttttaagagttaccttgatgcaaatgtggcgccatcctaatttaatacattttgacgacactttttcatatacacagatgatcctccttacctctaccctccatataatAGACTAGACTAGATGAAATTTTCTCAGCTTGCATCCTGTAAACagaatattaacattttttataacttcggtaaatgttttattatttatttttatttttttattttttttataatggcttgcgtttgtaccaattgggtacgatttacttcgccaatgtcacgtggtatggagGAGACACATTTCGGTAAATGTTATGTTATAGTTCGTTTGGCATGTCTCAATTAAGCTAGAGCTCAAATCTATACAgccagtttattatttaaaaaaaaaaaattaagattgacTTTGACATCCATCTCTACTCAAAAAAGGTTGAGTTGAGGTTAGTTTTGTTCTGTTTTGCCTATTTTGTCAATATTTAAAACACGTAATGCACACAGATTTAGCACCTCATTTACATACGAATGAATGTAATattctaataaaattattacaggACTGTCACGTGGAGGTAAATTAAGCCTTTTAAGTTTACTGATATCCTTCCCCACTTACATTAGTAAGTTTTTGGCGGCCCCTTAGGTATGCTTGCTCTTAGTCCAGTGCATAGATAGTGATACCTGTTCAGGTCGGTCAGAAATACAGCTGTACCTATTTGGTCATTCTGATCCTAATGCacaataacatatattttagcAAATGACCTATgacgttattaaaaaatatatcttaggAATGATATCTATTATTGAACTAGTATAATATGAGTTAAATATTCCCTTGCAGCATCCATTTCGAAAGTTTGTCGGATACTGCAATGACTATGATCGTGATATGAGAAAATGTTTAAAGGCAGAACGAATCCAACGACAAAGTGCTAACAATGCAGAAGCAATAAGAAAACACGCAGAAATTCGCGCAAGGATATATGCAAATCAACaaagctagtttttttttctctattagCTACATAAATCATTTTCTACAATGGAGTATAACATCTTAGACTCAATAGACCTCAATGACCCAGCCATCTATAAATCATTCACAGAGAGATACTTCAGTAAAAGATACTTATTGAATGTGAACGGTATTAAAAACAATGACATTATGTTAATGTTTCACTCAAACAGGATAACTTTAATCTGTCTCGCCCCAAGCCACttcttttttaagaaaaatgacAATTAtactttgaattttaatataggCAAAGTTGATCGGCTAAGTAACCAAGTGAAGGGTAAAGGGAAAAAGGGTGGGCAGGCACTTTTTCCTGATTCAGCCATTTGCAAAGTTGAATGGGGTGATAAAACTGCCTTCACAATTCCTTGTGGTATGAGAGGCACTCTagtagaaataaatgaaaagttaGTTAAGTATCCACAGCTTTTGAAAGAATCGCCTGACTCGGATGGGTTCATTGCTATCATGTTATCCAGTATTGCAATTACCGATGCTACAAAGAAAGAATTAATAACACACGAAGAGtatttgaaaattgttaatgtgtgatattatgtttgttagattagaatagaaaaaataaatgactttttatttatgatttaatttttaacaaacattttaatgtGTATACTTACTATCCCTAAAAAATATTGTGGCAGGTTTTTAAAGAATCCTTGGGGAAGAGTTTCATTTGCCTGGGCGTATAATGTCTAACTCCAGGATACAAGCTTTCttatatctatgtaatattttatcaagagtggtttataaaagtataatttttttaactgtgctGAAACTGTACCTTTGTTCTTTTAGGGGATACAAAGTATCATATTTCTCCGGGATGCCAGCAATCACAGTGTCTAATACATCAGACATAGATACAAAAACACTTTCGTAACAATATTTTCAATCGCATCGGTTCGCAATCGCAATCGGTTACTACGTTTTACATTAtctataatacttttaattcccTACCACAAATGGCTGCTAATAAAATCAAGATGTGTGGCCTAGTAGCAGCACTAAAAAATTGTTTGAAGGTTTGAAGGATAATTTGTTGTATTCAGTTTCtgctataataattaaattaagagtCAACATCGTTCAACTCAACACAACACAACACTTATgccggttttcactaatgacgATCAAGAttatgcctaaataagtaacgcctaatctaaggagattcctaggcctATTCCTATAAGGATATCAACCATTCACCTATAGTtttcacctaagagttggtgaaacgattTTATTATAGACATCGCCCAAACCATTAGGCTTTcgattgaattttatatttccaataaaattgctttaaacACTAAATTGCACTTAAAGTAGGTTCCTCGAGCCGACAtacacaatcatcatcatattatcaacccattaccggccaactacaaggcacgggggtcctcgcacaatgagaagggttgaacgcgctaatctcagaaaatgctgtttcgatttcgatttttttcggattggtagtatcaattaaggaTGTTTAATATCACGCTACGACAAAAattatcctttttgagagattccgatgggtgcgatgcgtgaacggtaaacgtaacgccaaacgacggaaatatgtagtaagtatatcgaaattgtttctttaaagttctataaaacagtccgcgacaacatacggaCTACTTTTTGGAGTAGGcacattcgcggacgaagtcgcgcgggtccgctagtcctataatataagtaggtaaattGAACCTGGTTTTAAAATAGTACTTTAAACAGCTCAAAAGATATAAAATCTTCATAAGAAGCTGTATATCAGTTTCTGTATTTGTTGTTCTTATTGTTATCAGTAAACAGTTTAACCACCGCCTGAACTATGACCTATTATTATTGACATCATGATAATTTGTAATCATTTAGTTAATTTCACCCAAATAATAGCACCATTTGCATTGAAAAATGAGTTCTAGAAGCATTACCTTTACTAAAAATAGATTATTTGCGTGCCGTGTTAGCAGCACAAGCATACAGACTCGAAGTTTAAGTGACAGTGATGCAAAAGTCAAGAAAACTCCGCTGCATAACTTGCATAAGAAATATGGTGGTAAATTAGTAGACTTTGCAGGTTTTCTCTTACCAGTTCAGTACTCTGATTTAAGCGTTTCTGCATCTCACCTCTTCACAAGAAGTAATGCTTCCATTTTCGATGTTTCTCACATGCTGCAAACTAATGTTCGCGGAAAGGACTGTATCTCGTGGTTCGAGTCGATTTGCCCGGTAGATTTAAAAGGAATGGAACCTGGAACTGGTTCTCTAACAGTGTTCTTGAATGAAAAAGGTGGGATTATTGATGATCTGATCGTCAACAAAGTGATGGAAGATCAACTTTACATTGTTTCGAACGCTGGACGTTTAAAAGTCGACAAGCAGCACATGATGGAAACTTCAGAAATATTACGTAAAAAAGGCAAAGATGTGACAGTTGAGTTTTGGGATGTGACCGAGCGGGCTCTGATAGCTCTGCAAGGACCAAAAGCAGCGAACAATTTACAAACTTTAACAGATATTCCACTGTCCGAGTTAACGTTTATGACGTCTCAATTAGGTCTTGTCGCGGGTGTTGAATGTCGTGTTACTCGTTGTGGCTATACAGGCGAGGACGGTTTCGAAATATCTATACCCGCAGACAAGGCGGAAAATGTGACAGAAGCACTGCTACAATCACAGGATATAAAACTAGCAGGTCTCGGTGCGAGGGATTCGCTACGTTTAGAAGCGGGGTTGTGCTTATATGGAAATGATATTGATGAAAGTGTAACGCCGGTGGAAGCCGCTTTGACATGGTTGATCGCCAAGAGACGCCGGGCAGAGGCAAATTTCCCTGGTGGCGATCTTATATTGCGTCAAATTAAGGAAGGTGTGAGTAAAAGGAGGGTAGGGATAAGAATGGAGTCTGGAGCTCCTGCTAGAAAAGACGCAATTCTTAAGAATGTTAAAGGAGATAATATAGGTAAAATAACGAGTGGTTGCCCAAGTCCTTCGCTAGGAGGTAATGTGGCAATGGGCTATGTTGTCGAAGAATTTAAGAAAGTTGGCAACGAATTATCCGTTAACATCCGAGGTAAGGATGTGTTCTGTAAAATCGCAAAAATGCCTTTCGTACCATCTAAATATTACGTTAggaaataaaaatgcttttaatGAGTACAAAATAgtagttttatttacaataattattactaatccaatataattattatattataataaacataatagaGAATTAAGTAACGATTCTAATATTAACACAAATAAAGGACCTTTGAACTATACAAAAGCGTGCTCACAATCAAATTAACCAATTAACACAAATAGAAGTAACAATtgagcaataataaataaattcgatATTAATTGGATCATTCAATACGTctattaagtataaaaagaaaatagtgcattttacaattttgtaaaaaaacattgtgtAATTAAAAGGAATGTTAGGGCAATGTTTTGTATTACATTAatactgtttattatttattacttaatactttaaaaaatttatcacagGAATCAATCCTAAATGGAAATTGTTATCAAAAATATTGTCTTttgttatgttatataattattttgaatatcttGGGgccttagtttattttaggaaaTAGAAAATAGGAACTTCGCAATTTATATACTGTACTGCTTGCTGATACGTTACAACCAtagatattatgttatatttcagTCCGAATGCAACCTAAGTAGCGTAAATGCAATGTTTTACATACAATATTGATCTTCTCctatttatgaatatacattCTTTAAGAAatcgtaatattattataacctatTTGTTTGAATCTAtccaaaattatttacttagcaTATAGCACCTTTAGAATTGAAGTGgcataactaaaaatattaaatatttctaatatttaatatttgtagttTGTAGTACTTCTAACTTTTATGCATGCATCaagcttatttaaatataataaactaaaaattccCAAGTATTCAATTACGTTTTTTGTgtttactaaaaaaactaaaaatttgggttaagcaatttaaattctAAAGGTGTGAAAGGATATGgcttcaaataaattattacatttatacaaATGTTAAGTTGCCTATAACCGGCATCGatgtatattataaagtttacaaaaacaATAGAAAAGGTAAGCACCTTTATAAAatcttgaaatattttattttgcttcgAAACCATGTAGTAGCACAGTTTAATACAGTTTATTGTGAGAATACTGTTCAAATATTACCAATAAAGAACTGTTTCAATTTAAACTCCCGGTTTAATGTAAtctctttgttaaaattttatctgAAATTGACTACATCTAATCCTAGTAATTAAGTATCAACTTATAAAGTTTTGTACAACACACATTTGAACTTGGACGGAGATCAGaactaaaatgtaatttattaaaatggcccttttaattaatattattaaacttaaaattagatactttacaaaaataaactataagaCACAATAAACAACAttcttttatattaagtatttctaAACTGGTATGCCTAGCTTTGTACTACTAATTTGGAGTtctttatattaatacatattttatggaattaaaataatagaattaataaatatttaaaaaaaaagttggcaGTGCTTTTGGTTTACATGGAATGCATACTGATATATAGTGTAAGTGTGATATACActgacttatattataaacatataagtaGTGGTAGAAGTTTTTGTGAAAAATCTCGTCTGGGTAAGTTCTACCGCCAATCGCCATGCTTCTGCCGCGAAGCAGTAATACTGATATACACATGGCGGAATTTCGCAGAaagtgctccttgcatgccttgcaaagtgttgttttatttataggcgattgtgTTCCACTTACAATCAGACAAAAAACATATTGAACTCTCTATCCCTATACAATTTTAGGAGTTTTCCTCACATAAATCTCTAAATGTGACAATGTCTTTGGAACTAAAATTATGGTGTTTTTAGTTATTCTAATTTACTTCCTAGGACACTCGTATAACAACGCTAAAATGGTGTCAATAAATTGAAGACAAAAATAAAGTCAGAGCAGCCTGTGTTGATATACCGTGAAATTACTTTAAGCGTCTACgcgaataatattgtttttttattttcctaacataattgtggtgtacaaataaagtgttaaataataataataataaaaaaaacataaatttcacATAGGACATCTCTTTTgacatattaaaaacataaatttgcgtaaaatttacaaaataaagagAACTTGAATATTTTGCTTTACCTACTTGCcagcaataatttatttttattcagcaGCCATGTGTTAAACGAGTATGAATCTGAAAAGAATGAAGCTGGAAATAGATAACAAGAGAATAATCACGTAGTGAAATTAGTTTGTATTGATGCACagctttttatacaaattttatgcGTAGCAgctattttattgaaaattaaaaatgccgGACTGTAGGAAAGCCATGTGCCATGCCAATAATGAAACTCCACTTAACAGATTTCCtgtacaataatatattagaaTACAATGTCATCGACTGAAAAATCTACCTTTAACAAAATGGTAATGTGACATATTTAATGTGATGTATTTGACTGCTCATTGGATGCCATAAAAATTGCTTGATCCTCAttggttgaaataaaaaattattgtttttgagCCTTGTCTTGGTCAGGCATGAAGTGAAGACAAGCATAATAGCTTTTGACCTATTAACAATCCACTGTTTGTTGTACCTTTTTTGTCAGTGAACACTGTCCGGGCTGTCCTTAAAGTTAGCTTGGGCAAGTCTCGCGAAATCTTCCGTCAGTTCGTTTATTCTTTCTGTGTACTAGAAGAGAAGATAATtgagtaaaatttttattggcaaaaaaaaaaaacgaaaaacaaCGATAATCAATGTTCTgtgaaataaagttattatttttagaccGGAAACCTGACTATCCTGATTACGTTAACGTTGTTGACATTTTGTCTCAATTTTGGCATCTCTTTATACAATAACCATCTGGATTGTTGACACAGTCGAATTAAAACAGCTTGACATCCATCACATTTAAAAACTCACAAAATGAAACCAATGGAGggagatatttaattttctctCGCGTCGGGAATTCCCTTGGCAGTGACATTTTGAGGTCGATTCCAAATTCAAATGGATAAACGATAATACAGATTTGACATAgcacattattaaaaaagtgccatttaaaaaaaaaaaaaattaaatgtcctAAACTGTAAATTAGATGTCCTAGTTTACAATAGTGTACTCACATCAACCTGCGTGTATTGCTGAGACTGCGACGGTGTCCGCTTTTCCTTATGTTTCCTTTCTTCCTGGACCCTACAGTTCACGTAATAGTTTAATTGGTTCTGcagttttacaaatattttcctGTATTCATCTTGTATCCTGTTCATTTCATTGTTTATGTGGTTGTCTTTTTTCGCCATATAGTCCtgcaaaaattgttttatttcagaGGTTTCATACTGGATAACCAATAGGCCTTGGCTCAGGCGACGGACCAATGGCGGCATAACCACACATATCTCTAAAATCAGGGTAAGAGAGTCTATCAAACAAccaatcaaatacactttattgaaaaCCAAATACAAAGCATTAAAGAAATATACACAATTGAAATGAAGAAGAATACACaataggcagccttatcgcttaaaagcgatctttACCAGGCAAGCtaccaaatcaaattaaatacacacacaaaataattcttaaataataaatacactatcTCAAAGTTTTAAATGACTTCTATGTATGATGCAAGACAAAGGTAGAACTGCCCATTCCCTCCGAGGAAAGTGGTCATAAATAAGAATAACCGCAACTTACTTTGCCAAGAGCATCGTTTAGGAAgaagcttttttatagtaataactgacCCACTAAGCAGACGACCCATTATGGTATGCGTTAAactatcaactcacttctatgttatatttcacatgtaatgtatgcatcaaaagtaccatacATGcccctatttgaataaagaattatttgactttgattttggcTTATCAATTGAGCAACAtatcgcaaggcatgcaaggaaaacgtccaACAAAGTATCGCCTTATCTTTATAAACCACAGATGCCTGTAGTTTTAACGGTAACCACAACCTTCAGACCGGGCAGAGCTATGTTGCATAGCgggagaaataagcatggctagTAGTAGTAAATCTTCCGACGAGCTCtgatacaaaaagctctactactactaaaactaaatatacaggataaaataaaaaatatagctaaaatattttatatgcattttaaatttataattaatattataattcctccaagtgtaggtaaaaacactaatataaaaaaagcaatgtgccatctcttgtttcaaacgtgtctcattgtaatatggacctttgaaaacgtagatcgaaactgcaacgtttcctactagatgacgctacagtcgctataagactaatgtaaaaggcatataccaatttcggcatcgatggtagaagagccgtagcttaattggaaaaagcgctcaggccgcgattgctagagagtcgcaggttcaaatcctgtcggttccgaaattttttatatgcattttacatttataaattgataatttctccaagttctctcggccttgtagttcctaGCATTAAACTCACaacttttcaataaaataaaaaaaaaatgttatatctGTAAAGtaacattacactgtgaaaccaaatacatgtgattggACAAGGCCGCGAAGTCGGATCAGTGACCACATGTTGAGACGTGGTTCAGTCACTGTTGCCGAAGTttcattacagagtagtaacaagtagcaGTGAGACGTAAAAAAatgatcaaaaaaaaatgtgatgtgAATCATAATGAAAATTCTCACCTTATAAGTCAAAACAGTTCTCTTAGCGTTCTTATATTTCTCCTGCATTGTTTGGTGGTCGTGCTGCAACGTTGCGTATTTCTGTTCTATTTGCACCAGAGCCGATTGCAGGTCCAATATTTTAGTCCTCAACGAGTGGCACTCTTTCGCACTGGAGCTTGTCTTCTGTTTCCAATCTTCTTTCTCCTTCTTCAATATATCTTCTAAGGAACCCAGCCGGGATAGCCGTTCCttgaatacacataaaaaatgACAAGATACAAAGGTGCCAGTTCAGAGTGCCTATttgattcgatcgcgtgaaaaaGTTACCTACGATTTGTGTAACAGCaccatatatttataatattgggaAACAGTGTTGTCTCCAGATGGCGCTTTTACAATTCCAATATAGAAAACCTCACACTAGGCAATCTATTGTATACGATTCTCTAAACTAAACGAAATAGGCTATGTTTGCCACGAATACGAATgtagtcatcgtcatcattattcactactatgtacacattttgtatttaatcaacgtctatgtgcctattttaataaattaatatttgactttgactttaaaatttgGTGCCAACAGAATAAGCACAAATAATTAATGAAGTgagaacaatattttataagcatGGCTTATCCTTTTGttcgatattattataatttatacatacgCTTTTTAACGAGAAAAACCCacgaattatcaattttattatcataaagaAAATAGACTACTTCTTTTTACC
Coding sequences:
- the LOC120633785 gene encoding aminomethyltransferase, mitochondrial; amino-acid sequence: MSSRSITFTKNRLFACRVSSTSIQTRSLSDSDAKVKKTPLHNLHKKYGGKLVDFAGFLLPVQYSDLSVSASHLFTRSNASIFDVSHMLQTNVRGKDCISWFESICPVDLKGMEPGTGSLTVFLNEKGGIIDDLIVNKVMEDQLYIVSNAGRLKVDKQHMMETSEILRKKGKDVTVEFWDVTERALIALQGPKAANNLQTLTDIPLSELTFMTSQLGLVAGVECRVTRCGYTGEDGFEISIPADKAENVTEALLQSQDIKLAGLGARDSLRLEAGLCLYGNDIDESVTPVEAALTWLIAKRRRAEANFPGGDLILRQIKEGVSKRRVGIRMESGAPARKDAILKNVKGDNIGKITSGCPSPSLGGNVAMGYVVEEFKKVGNELSVNIRGKDVFCKIAKMPFVPSKYYVRK
- the LOC120633786 gene encoding protein Abitram, which codes for MEYNILDSIDLNDPAIYKSFTERYFSKRYLLNVNGIKNNDIMLMFHSNRITLICLAPSHFFFKKNDNYTLNFNIGKVDRLSNQVKGKGKKGGQALFPDSAICKVEWGDKTAFTIPCGMRGTLVEINEKLVKYPQLLKESPDSDGFIAIMLSSIAITDATKKELITHEEYLKIVNV